The nucleotide sequence TCTTTTTTTGCAAAATCGATAGTTGCCTGTACCATTTTATCATCATGGGTGGCGATTCCATGGTATACCCCGCTTTTCAGCATCATCTTCATCAATTTTACGAAATTTTCATCCACCTCTTTTTTCTTCTGGAAAGCCACTGTTTTAGGCTCCTTATATGCCCCTTTGCACAGTCTTATTCTGATTTTCTGTTCCAATAGTTTTCTCACATCTTCTTCGCTCCGGTAAAGGTAAGACTGAATCACTGCCCCCACGTTCTGGTATTCCCGGTGTAGGGTAAAACAGACCTGCAGGGTCTTGTCAGTACGTGGGGAATCCTCCATATCGATTCGTACGAAGTTATTATACCCTTTTGCCCTTTCAACGATCCTTTTGACGTTATTCAAACAGAATTCGAAATCCAGGTCCAACCCCATCTGGGTGAGCTTGCAAGAAACATTAGAGTCAATACCATTTTGATTGATCTTATCTAATAGCAGAAGATAATCGTCTGCCGCTCTTATGGCTTCCTCCTGATTGGTTACATTTTCACCGAGACGGTCGAGGGTTGCCAAAAATCCTTTTTGATTCAAATCTTT is from Candidatus Zixiibacteriota bacterium and encodes:
- a CDS encoding proline dehydrogenase family protein, whose translation is MVMKSTLLFLSRQEKLKNFVLGFEFAQRVSRRFVSGETQEQAISAVKDLNQKGFLATLDRLGENVTNQEEAIRAADDYLLLLDKINQNGIDSNVSCKLTQMGLDLDFEFCLNNVKRIVERAKGYNNFVRIDMEDSPRTDKTLQVCFTLHREYQNVGAVIQSYLYRSEEDVRKLLEQKIRIRLCKGAYKEPKTVAFQKKKEVDENFVKLMKMMLKSGVYHGIATHDDKMVQATIDFAKKENITKESYEFQFLYGIRRELQEELVKQGYNIRIYVPYGDQWYPYFMRRMAERPANLFFVAKNFFRR